The Jatrophihabitans sp. nucleotide sequence CCGATGGGGATGCCGGTGCTGACCGATACCTGGGTCAGGCCGTCGGTCGCGGCGCTGCAGACGTACTCGAAGTGCGGCGTGCCGCCCCGGATCACCACCCCGAGGGCGACCATGGCGTCGACGCCCGAGTTCGCGACCCGGCTGGCCGCGACCGGCAGCTCGTAGGCGCCGGCCACCCGGATGACGGTGACATCGTCGACCCCGGAGTCGGCAAGCGCCCGCTCGGCGCCGGCCAGCAGGCCGTCCATCACCGTGCTGTGCCAGCGGGCGGCGATCACCACCACCTTGAGTCCGCCGGCGCCGGCCACCGCGCCGGTCTCCGGCGCTCCGTGCCCGCTCAACGCGGTGACTCGCTCTTGGCTCGATGCGCGCTCATGAACGCCAGTCTGCCCGTCGCTCGATGCTCACTCATCGTTGCCATTCGCTCCGCGCCTCGCTCGTCCCTCGCTCGATGCTCACTCATCATGGGCCGATCTTGAGCTCGGCGACTACCGCCTTCAGCGTGCCGTCTTCCAGGTCCAGCTCGTGGCCCATCCGGTCCTTCTTGGTCTGCAGGTAACGCAGGTTCTCCGGGTTGGCGTGGGTGGGCAATCGCACCGTGCCGATCACCGACAACCCGTATCCCTCCAGTCCCGCCCGCTTGGCCGGGTTGTTGGTGAGCAGCCGCATGGTCCGCACGCCGAGGTCGACCAGGATCTGCGCGCCGGTGCCGTAGTCGCGGGCGTCGGCGGGCAGGCCCAGGTCCAGGTTCGCGTCCAGGGTGTCACGGCCGGCGTCCTGCAGCTGGTAGGCCTGCAGCTTGTGGAACAGCCCGATGCCGCGGCCCTCATGGCCGCGCATGTAGAGCACCACTCCCCTGCCCTCACGGGCCACCGCGGCCAGCGAGGCGTCCAACTGCGGGCCGCAGTCACAGCGCAGCGAGCCGAAGATGTCACCGGTCAGGCATTCCGAGTGCACCCGCACCAGCAGGTCCTCGCCGTCGCCGATCTCGCCGAACACGAAGGCGACGTGCTCACGGTCGTCGTAGGAGGCGCTGTAGCCGTGCGCGGTGAACTCGCCGTAGCGCAGCGGCACCCGGGCGGTGGCCTTGCGCTCGACCAACTTCTCGAACCGGCGCCGGTAGGCGATCAGGTCGGCGATCGAGATCATCACCAGGCCGTGCTCGTCGGCGAAGGCGCGCAGCTCCGAGGACTGCGCCATTCCCGACGGGTCAGTCTCGCTGACGATCTCGCACAGCACGCCGGCCGGTCGCAGGCCCGCCAGGATGGCCAGGTCGACCGCCGCCTCGGTGTGGCCCGACCGCCGCAGCACGCCGCCCTCCTTGGCCCGCAACGGCACGATGTGACCAGGCCGGGTGAGGTCGACCGGCAGGGTGGCCGGGTCGGCCAGCAACTTGATGGTGTGGCAGCGGTCGGTGGCCGAGATGCCGGTGCTGACTCCCTCTCGGGCGTCCACGGTGACCGTGTAGGCGGTGCCCCGCTTGTCCTGGTTGGTGCGCACCATCGGCGGCAGGTCGAGCCGGTCGGCGTCGGCGTCGGTGATCGGCACGCAGATGTAGCCGGAGGTGTAGCGCACCATGAAGGCGACCAGCTCCGGGGTCGCGAGCTCGGCGGCGAAGATCAGATCGCCCTCGTTCTCGCGGTCCTCGTCGTCTACCACCACCACCGCCCGGCCGGCCGCGATCTCGGCGATCGCCTTGTGAATCGGATCCAGCATGTCAGTTGCCGCCGTTCGTGGTTGGGGGTCTCCCGTACGTGAGCAAACGTTCGATGTATTTGGCTAATACGTCTACTTCTAGGTTGACATGATCCCCGATGGCACGGTCGATAAGTGCCGTTGCGCGCAAAGTCTCTGGAATGAGGCCGACCTCGAACCAGTCACCGCCCTCGGACGCCACACCGACCGCCGCCACGGTCAGCGACACCCCGTCGACGGCGATGGACCCTTTCTCGGCGACGTAGCGGGCCAGGCCGTCCGGGATCGAGAAGCGAAAGGTCTCCCAGGCCTCGCCCGGAGTGCGGGCCAGCACCACGGCCGTGCCGTCCACGTGGCCCTGGACGATATGACCGTCCAGCCGGCTGTCCAACCGGGCGGCGCGTTCCAGGTTCACCCGGCTGCCGGCGCTCAGATCACCGATGACACTGCGTTGCAGGGTCTCGGCCATCACGTCGAAGTCCAGCTCCAGCAGGGTGGAGTCAGCGGCCTGGTCCGGGCCTGGGACGGGATGCTGGCCGATCACGGTCAGGCAGACCCCGTTGACCGCGATCGAGGCGCCGTGGGTGACGTCCTGCCCGACGGCGCCGGCGCGGACGCGCAACACCGCCGAAGCGGTCGACGAGGCGAGCTGGACGACCTCGCCGACTTCTTCGATGATCCCGGTGAACATCGCTAATCCTTTCGCGGCGCTGGTTCGACCGCATTCGCCGCGACCGGGGTTGCGATGATCTTGAGGTCATCTCCCAGTCGCTGCACGTCTTGAATGTCGAGTGAGACGGCCTGGGATATGGTCTTTATTCCTGCATCCTGCAGCACTGCCAGTCCCGCGCCCAGCAGCTTCGGGGCGATATAGGCCACCACCTGGTCCACCAGCCGGGCCTCCAGGAAGGCGCCGGCCAGCGTCGGGCCGCCCTCGAGCAGGACGTGGCGGACGCCTCGGTCGAACAGCGCCTTCAACGCGAACCGCGGCACTGCCGTGTCGAGCACCAGCGTCTCGGCCGTCTCGTCGAAGACCCGCGCCTCGGGCGGCACCCGGCGCCGGCGGTCCATCACCACCCGCAGCGGCTGCCGTTCGGCCAACTCATCGGCCGCCATGCCCCGGACTCCCCGCACGGTGAGCTGGGGGTCATCCATCAACACGGTCCCGCTGCCCACCAGGACCGCGTCGACCACGTCGCGCAGAGCGTGCACGTCGGCCCGTGAGAGTGGGTTGCTCACCCAGCGCGAAGTGCCGTCCTCGGCCGCGCTGCGACCGTCGAGGGTGCCGGCGAACTTCCAGGTCACGAACGGCCGCGCCTGGGTGACCGCGTGCCGCCACGGGCCGAGCGCGCCGCGCAGCACCTGGGCTTCCTCCACCCCGGCCAGCACCTGCAAGCCGGCCTCACGCAACCGCTGGGCGCCGCCGGCGGCCACCGGGTTGGGATCGTCCACGGCGTAGAGGACTCGGGCGATGCCGGCCCCGATCACCGCCTCGGTGCAGGGCCCGGTGCGGCCCAGGTGATTGCACGGCTCGAGCGTGACCACCAGCGTGCCCCCGACGGCCCGGCTGCCGGCCTTCTGCAGCGCCATCACCTCGGCGTGCGCCTGGCCGGCCGGCTGAGTCGCGCCCTCGCCGACGATCCGGCCCTCCGAATCGAGCACCACCGCGCCGACCGGCGGGTTCGGACTGGTCCGGCCGGCGACTCGGGTGGCGAGGTCAGCGGCCAGCCCGATCGCGGTGATCTCGGCGTCGGTGGGCTGCGTCAGGGTCATAGCCGACCGGCCGCGTGGGCACAGCGCGCCATGCCGGCCCGGGCCTGCTGGCGCAGCCGTTGGACGGCCAGGCCCGGCTCAGCCGCCTCGTACACCGCAGAGCCGGCGACGAAGACGTCCACTCCTGCCTCGGCAGCCTGTTCGATGGTGTCGTCGCTGATGCCGCCGTCGATCTCGATGAACAACCGCAGGTGGCCGGAGTCGACGTGCCTGCGGGCGGTCCGGACCTTGCTCAGCACCTCGGGCATGAAGCTCTGACCGCCGAAGCCGGGCTCGACCGACATCACCAGCAGCGTGTCGAACTCCTTGAGCACCTGCAGGTAGGGCTCGATCGCGGTGCCCGGCTTGATCGCCAGGCCCGCCAGCGCGCCGGCTGACCGGATCGTCCGGGCGAGGCCGGCCACGTCCCGGGCGGCCTCGGCGTGGAAGGTCACGTTCGCGGCGCCGGCTTCGGCGTACCCCGGGGCCCACCGGTCGGGGTCCTCGATCATCAGGTGGCAGTCCAGCGGCAGGTCGGTGGCCCGGAGCAAGCTCTTGACCACCGGCAGGCCCAGCGTCAGGTTCGGCACGAAGTGGTTGTCCATCACGTCCACGTGCAGCCAGTCGGCCTGGGACACCGCCTCAGCCGCGGCGCCCAGGTGGGCGAAGTCCGCCGAGAGGATGCTCGGAGCGATCATGGGTTCTGGGGCAGAAGCGGGCACACGCGAAGTCTAGGTGCCTGCCTTGGCGCCCAGCAGCCACGGCGTGGGCCACCTCACCCGGTGCGGCGCAGCGCGGCGAAGAACATCGCGTCGGTGCCGTGCCGGTGCGGCCACAGCTGCACCATGGGCGAGCCGTCGGCGCCGGGCGCCTGCGCGAACGCCGGCCGGGCGTCGACCAGCTCGACGTCGCCGCGCTCGGCCAGCAGCCGCTCGATCTGGCGCCGGGTCTCATCCAGGTGCGGCGAGCAGGTCACGTAGCCGACCAGCCCGCCGGGACGCACCAGCCGCAGCGCGGTGGCCAGCAGCTCGGCCTGCAACGAGAGCAGCTCCGGCAGGTCCGCCGGGGTGCGACGCCAGCGCGCCTCGGGCCGCCGGCGAAGTGCGCCCAGGCCGGTGCACGGGGCGTCCAGCAGCACCCGGTCATAGCCGCGCTCATCAGGCTCCCGCTTGCGCGAGTCGCCCACCAGGATCTCGACGTCCCAACCCTCGACAGCCCGGGCGATCAGCTCGGCCCGGTGCGGGTGCAGCTCCTGGGCGGTGAGCCTGGCGCCCCGGCCGGCAGCCAGCGCCGCCAGCAGCGCGGCCTTGCCGCCGGGCCCGGCGCACAGGTCCAGCCACCGCTCGTCCGGGCCGTCCAAGGGCAGGGTGGCCAGCGCCACGGCGCACAGCTGGCTGCCCTCGTCCTGCACACCTGCCAGGCGCCGCTGGATGGCGGCCAGCGCGGCCGGCTCACCCCCGGAGCTCAGCCGCACGGCGTAGGGCGAGTAGGGCCCGGCTTCGCCGCCGGCCTCGGCAGCCAGCTCAGCGCGCGAGATCCGGCCGGGCCAGCTGACCAGGTGGGTCTCGGGCCGCTCGTCGTCGGCTGCCAGCGCGGCTGGCAGCTCGGACTCCTGCTCGCCCAGGGCCTCGGCGAAGGCTGCCACGATCCAGCCGGGATGGCTGTAGCGCAGCGCCAGCCTGCCCAGTGGCGAGGCGCCCTCGGCGATCTGGTCACACCAGCCGTCGAAATCCCGGGCGCTGACCTTGCGCAGCACCGCGTTGACGAAGCCAGCCGCCCGGACGTTGCCGGTGGCTCGGGCCAGGTCGACGGTGGTGGCCACCGCCGCGTGGGTCGGCACCCGGGTGCGCAGCAGTTGGTAGGCGCCCAGGCGCAACAGGTTCAGCACCGGGGTCTCGATGTCGGCGAGGTCGCGGCTGGCGCACCGGCGCAGGATCTCATCGAGGGTGCCGGTGGCTCGCAGCGTGCCGTAACCCAGCTCGGTGGCCAGCGCCGCGTCGCGGCCGGTCAGGCCGGCCTCGCTGAGCTGCCGGGGCAGCACCAGGTTGGCGTAGGCGTCCAGCTCGCTGACTGCCTGCAGCACCGCGAAGGCCGCCGCCCGGGGGGCGTCGGGCGCTCCCGGACGCGCTGCGCGATCGGGCTCGACAGCTGCCGGCGGGTCGCCGGCGGGGCGGATGTTCTGCGAGCGACCGCTGCGCGCCCGGGCCGGGTCAGACCTGCTGCCGTGCCTGCGCTGGGGCTGCGATGACCGGGCCGGGTCAGACCTGCTGCCCTGCCGCCGCTCGCGGGGATTGGGGTCGTTGGGGTTGCCGGGAGTGTGGTTCTCAGCCAAGTCGAACACCTGATTCCAACCGTAGTCCGCGCGCCCAGTCGGCGGCCGGCATCGAGTTCTTGCCGGCCGGCTGCACCCAGCCGAGCCGGAGGGGGTCGGTGGCGGTGCCCACCAGCACCGCGCTCTTGCTGATCAGCAGCTCGCCAGCGGCGACCGGCGCGTCCACCGGCGCAGCCACCGCCGCCACCGGGCCCAGCTTGAGCCGGCTGTCCCGGAAGGGCGTCCAGGCGCCCGGCTCGGGGGTGCAGGCCCGGATCCGGCGGTCCACTGCCAGGGCGGGTAGGCCGAAGTCGATCCGGGCATCGGCGACGGTCAGCTTCGGCGCGTAGGAGACCCCGTCGCCGGGCTGGGGCTGGGGTCGCACCGAGCCGTCGGCGATGCCGTCCAGGGTCGCCACCAGCAACGGGGCGCCCGCCTCGGCCAGCCTGGCCAGCAGGTCACCGCTGGTGTCACCGGGCCGCACCCGTTCGGTCAGCACCCCGAATACCGGTCCGTCGTCCAGGCCCGGTCCGATCAGGAACGTCGACGCGCCGGTGGTGTCGTCACCATGCAGGAGGGCGTGCTGCACCGGAGCCGCGCCTCGCCAGGCCGGCAGCAGCGAGAAGTGCAGGTTGACCCAGCCGTGCCGCGGCAAGCTCAGCGCCGGCTCGCGCAGCAGCGCGCCGTAGGCCACCACCGGAGCGCAGTCGACGTTCAGCTCCTCCAGCCGCCGCACGAAGTCGGCCTCCGTCGGCTTGTCCGGGCTGAGCACCTCGACTCCGGCCTGCTCGGCCAGCTCGGCCACCGGCGACCGGCTCAGCCGCCGGCCTCGTCCGGACCGGGCCTGCGGGCGGGTCAGCACCGCGACCACCTCGTGCACGGGGTGCTCCAGCAGCGCGCGCAGTGACGGCACCGCGACCTCAGGCGTTCCAGCGAACAGCAACCTCACCGAGGTTGGCCGAACACGCCGGGACGGCCCCCGTGCGGGCTGAGCTTGACCACCGGCGGCGCGAGGCCGGCCCACTCGGCATTGCGGATCTCGGCCAGCGCCGCCCGGCGGGTCTGCGGGTCGAGCCGGTCGACGAACAGCACTCCGTCGAGGTGGTCGGTCTCGTGCTGGATGCAGCGTGAGAGCCGGTCGGTGCCGACCACGGTGATCGGATCGCCATAGCTGTTCTGGCCGTGCGCCACGACATGCTCGGCCCGTTTGCAGTCGAAGAACAGGCCCGGGATCGACAGGCACCCCTCGGGGCCTTCCTGGGTCTCATCGGAGGGGAAGTGCAGCACCGGATTGATCAGGTGGCCCTGCTCCTCCTCCGAGACCCGGTAGGTGAACACCCGAAGCCCCACCCCGATCTGGGGCGCGGCCAGACCAGCGCCCGGGGCGTCGTTCATGGTCTCGGTGAGGTCGGCGACCAGCCTGCGCAACTCCTTGTCGAACACCGTCACCGGGTCGGCCGGAGTGCGCAGCACTGGGTCGCCGAAGAGGCGAATCGGTTGAACGGTCACCTGTCCATTCTAGGGAGGGGAGGAAACCGGGCTCCTCCCGCGCGGTGCCGGTGCGCCGAGTCCTGCCACCTCAGTGCTCGACGGTCGCCTTCTCGGCGCCCGCGCCGGTGAGCGAGCGGACCTCCATCTCGGCCGCCTTCGCAGCCGTCGAGCGGTCACGGCTGCTGAGCGTCCCGATGACCGCGAGCAGGAACGACAGCGGGATGGTGACGATGCCCGGATTGTCGAGCCCGAACCAGTGGAAGTCGACCGACGGGTCGGTGAACATCGACGCGCTCTTGCCGGTCACCGGGTCGGCAGGCTTGCCCGACACGACCGGCGAGAAGACGATCAACACCAGGCATGAGAGCAGGCCGCCGTAGATGCTGAACAGCGCGCCGCGGGTGTTGAACCGCCGCCAGAACAGCGAGAACACGATCGTCGGCAGGTTGGCACTGGCCGCGATGGCGAAGGCGAGCGCCACGAGGAACGCGATGTTCTGGCCATTGGCCAGGATGCCGCCGATGATGGCGATGACCCCGATGACGACAGCCGTCACCCGCGCGACGCGGACCTCGCCTTCGCTGGTGACCTGCCCGCGCTTGATGACGTTGTTGTAGACGTCGTGTGCGAACGACGCGCTGGCCGTGATCGTCAGACCGGCCACCACGGCGAGGATGGTCGCGAACGCGACGGCGGCGATGACGCCGAGCAGCACCGTCCCGCCGAGCTCGAAGGCGAGCAGCGGAGCCGCCGAGTTGGCCTTGCCAGGCGCGGCCGCGATCGCCTTCGGACCGACGATGGCGCCGGCGCCGAAGCCGAGGACGAGCGTGAACAGGTAGAAGATGCCGATCAGCCAGATCGCCCATACGACCGAGCGGCGGGCCTCCCTGGCCGAGGGCACCGTGTAGAAGCGCATCAGGACGTGCGGCAGGCCCGCCGTCCCCAGCACCAGCGCCAGGCCGAGCGAGAGGAAGTCCAACTTGGTCAAGCTGCTCTTGCCGTACTGCGCGCCGGGGTCGAGCAGCTTCGAGCCCGTCGGGCCGGCCCTGTCAACGGATGCGCCGAGCAGCTCGGACAGGTTGAAGCCGTACTTGGCCAGCACCCACACGAACATGACCGCGGCGCCGACGATGAGCAGCCCGGCCTTGATGATCTGCACCCAGGTCGTGCCGCGCATGCCGCCGACGAGGACGTAGGCGATCATGAGGACGCCGACGATCGCGATGACGAAGCCCTGGCCGGTCTTGGTGTCCACGCCGAGCAGTAGCGCGACGAGACCACCGGCGCCGGCCATCTGCGCCAGCAGGTAGAAGAACGTGACGATGAGCG carries:
- the ribH gene encoding 6,7-dimethyl-8-ribityllumazine synthase, producing MSGHGAPETGAVAGAGGLKVVVIAARWHSTVMDGLLAGAERALADSGVDDVTVIRVAGAYELPVAASRVANSGVDAMVALGVVIRGGTPHFEYVCSAATDGLTQVSVSTGIPIGFGVLTCDNDEQALDRAGLPGSKEDKGYEAAQAALATAVALAGYPRR
- a CDS encoding bifunctional 3,4-dihydroxy-2-butanone-4-phosphate synthase/GTP cyclohydrolase II → MLDPIHKAIAEIAAGRAVVVVDDEDRENEGDLIFAAELATPELVAFMVRYTSGYICVPITDADADRLDLPPMVRTNQDKRGTAYTVTVDAREGVSTGISATDRCHTIKLLADPATLPVDLTRPGHIVPLRAKEGGVLRRSGHTEAAVDLAILAGLRPAGVLCEIVSETDPSGMAQSSELRAFADEHGLVMISIADLIAYRRRFEKLVERKATARVPLRYGEFTAHGYSASYDDREHVAFVFGEIGDGEDLLVRVHSECLTGDIFGSLRCDCGPQLDASLAAVAREGRGVVLYMRGHEGRGIGLFHKLQAYQLQDAGRDTLDANLDLGLPADARDYGTGAQILVDLGVRTMRLLTNNPAKRAGLEGYGLSVIGTVRLPTHANPENLRYLQTKKDRMGHELDLEDGTLKAVVAELKIGP
- a CDS encoding riboflavin synthase gives rise to the protein MFTGIIEEVGEVVQLASSTASAVLRVRAGAVGQDVTHGASIAVNGVCLTVIGQHPVPGPDQAADSTLLELDFDVMAETLQRSVIGDLSAGSRVNLERAARLDSRLDGHIVQGHVDGTAVVLARTPGEAWETFRFSIPDGLARYVAEKGSIAVDGVSLTVAAVGVASEGGDWFEVGLIPETLRATALIDRAIGDHVNLEVDVLAKYIERLLTYGRPPTTNGGN
- the ribD gene encoding bifunctional diaminohydroxyphosphoribosylaminopyrimidine deaminase/5-amino-6-(5-phosphoribosylamino)uracil reductase RibD, translated to MTLTQPTDAEITAIGLAADLATRVAGRTSPNPPVGAVVLDSEGRIVGEGATQPAGQAHAEVMALQKAGSRAVGGTLVVTLEPCNHLGRTGPCTEAVIGAGIARVLYAVDDPNPVAAGGAQRLREAGLQVLAGVEEAQVLRGALGPWRHAVTQARPFVTWKFAGTLDGRSAAEDGTSRWVSNPLSRADVHALRDVVDAVLVGSGTVLMDDPQLTVRGVRGMAADELAERQPLRVVMDRRRRVPPEARVFDETAETLVLDTAVPRFALKALFDRGVRHVLLEGGPTLAGAFLEARLVDQVVAYIAPKLLGAGLAVLQDAGIKTISQAVSLDIQDVQRLGDDLKIIATPVAANAVEPAPRKD
- the rpe gene encoding ribulose-phosphate 3-epimerase — protein: MPASAPEPMIAPSILSADFAHLGAAAEAVSQADWLHVDVMDNHFVPNLTLGLPVVKSLLRATDLPLDCHLMIEDPDRWAPGYAEAGAANVTFHAEAARDVAGLARTIRSAGALAGLAIKPGTAIEPYLQVLKEFDTLLVMSVEPGFGGQSFMPEVLSKVRTARRHVDSGHLRLFIEIDGGISDDTIEQAAEAGVDVFVAGSAVYEAAEPGLAVQRLRQQARAGMARCAHAAGRL
- a CDS encoding transcription antitermination factor NusB, which gives rise to MAENHTPGNPNDPNPRERRQGSRSDPARSSQPQRRHGSRSDPARARSGRSQNIRPAGDPPAAVEPDRAARPGAPDAPRAAAFAVLQAVSELDAYANLVLPRQLSEAGLTGRDAALATELGYGTLRATGTLDEILRRCASRDLADIETPVLNLLRLGAYQLLRTRVPTHAAVATTVDLARATGNVRAAGFVNAVLRKVSARDFDGWCDQIAEGASPLGRLALRYSHPGWIVAAFAEALGEQESELPAALAADDERPETHLVSWPGRISRAELAAEAGGEAGPYSPYAVRLSSGGEPAALAAIQRRLAGVQDEGSQLCAVALATLPLDGPDERWLDLCAGPGGKAALLAALAAGRGARLTAQELHPHRAELIARAVEGWDVEILVGDSRKREPDERGYDRVLLDAPCTGLGALRRRPEARWRRTPADLPELLSLQAELLATALRLVRPGGLVGYVTCSPHLDETRRQIERLLAERGDVELVDARPAFAQAPGADGSPMVQLWPHRHGTDAMFFAALRRTG
- the fmt gene encoding methionyl-tRNA formyltransferase, with protein sequence MRLLFAGTPEVAVPSLRALLEHPVHEVVAVLTRPQARSGRGRRLSRSPVAELAEQAGVEVLSPDKPTEADFVRRLEELNVDCAPVVAYGALLREPALSLPRHGWVNLHFSLLPAWRGAAPVQHALLHGDDTTGASTFLIGPGLDDGPVFGVLTERVRPGDTSGDLLARLAEAGAPLLVATLDGIADGSVRPQPQPGDGVSYAPKLTVADARIDFGLPALAVDRRIRACTPEPGAWTPFRDSRLKLGPVAAVAAPVDAPVAAGELLISKSAVLVGTATDPLRLGWVQPAGKNSMPAADWARGLRLESGVRLG
- the def gene encoding peptide deformylase, with product MTVQPIRLFGDPVLRTPADPVTVFDKELRRLVADLTETMNDAPGAGLAAPQIGVGLRVFTYRVSEEEQGHLINPVLHFPSDETQEGPEGCLSIPGLFFDCKRAEHVVAHGQNSYGDPITVVGTDRLSRCIQHETDHLDGVLFVDRLDPQTRRAALAEIRNAEWAGLAPPVVKLSPHGGRPGVFGQPR
- a CDS encoding cation acetate symporter, which translates into the protein MSPALLAAEDLGSPAVNISIFAAFVVITLVIVLRVSRRQAGANEFYAGGRNFTGPQNGVALAGDYLSAASFLGIAGAVALYGYDGFLYSIGFLVAWLVALLLVAELLRNTGRFTMADVLSFRLAERPVRTAAGLSTLIVTFFYLLAQMAGAGGLVALLLGVDTKTGQGFVIAIVGVLMIAYVLVGGMRGTTWVQIIKAGLLIVGAAVMFVWVLAKYGFNLSELLGASVDRAGPTGSKLLDPGAQYGKSSLTKLDFLSLGLALVLGTAGLPHVLMRFYTVPSAREARRSVVWAIWLIGIFYLFTLVLGFGAGAIVGPKAIAAAPGKANSAAPLLAFELGGTVLLGVIAAVAFATILAVVAGLTITASASFAHDVYNNVIKRGQVTSEGEVRVARVTAVVIGVIAIIGGILANGQNIAFLVALAFAIAASANLPTIVFSLFWRRFNTRGALFSIYGGLLSCLVLIVFSPVVSGKPADPVTGKSASMFTDPSVDFHWFGLDNPGIVTIPLSFLLAVIGTLSSRDRSTAAKAAEMEVRSLTGAGAEKATVEH